From Skermanella sp. TT6, a single genomic window includes:
- the urtC gene encoding urea ABC transporter permease subunit UrtC: MLLMSRLATLESRRGWQVFLILLALTVVLVPVLNLALPPESPFHVPTYMLSLLGKYLCFALLALSLDLIWGYAGALSLGHGAFFALGGYCMGMYLMRQIGTRGVYGNAELPDFMVFLNWSELPWYWWGFDQFWFAMLMVMAVPGLLAFALGWLTFRSRITGVYFSIITQAMVFALMLAFFRNEMGFGGNNGLTDFKEILGYNIQDQGTRIGLYVASALVLALGYLISRFIVTSKLGRVLMAIRDAESRVRFLGYSVTNAKLFVFTVSAMLAGVAGALYVPQVGIINPSEFSPGNSIEIAVWVAVGGRGTLFGAILGAFTVNGAKSFFTGAAPEFWLFFLGALFIVCTLFLPRGIVGLAGQLRDRIALKTTSASKEIGGNAASKHGA, translated from the coding sequence ATGCTGCTGATGTCGCGTCTCGCGACCCTGGAATCCCGCCGCGGCTGGCAGGTCTTCCTGATCCTCCTGGCGCTCACCGTCGTGCTGGTGCCGGTGCTGAACCTGGCATTGCCGCCGGAAAGCCCGTTCCACGTTCCCACATACATGCTGAGCCTGCTCGGCAAGTACCTGTGCTTCGCCCTGCTGGCCCTCAGCCTGGACCTGATCTGGGGCTATGCCGGGGCGCTCAGCCTGGGCCACGGCGCGTTCTTCGCGCTCGGCGGCTACTGCATGGGCATGTACCTGATGCGCCAGATCGGTACCCGGGGAGTCTACGGCAATGCCGAGCTTCCCGACTTCATGGTGTTCCTGAACTGGAGCGAGCTGCCCTGGTACTGGTGGGGGTTCGACCAATTCTGGTTCGCCATGCTGATGGTGATGGCCGTGCCCGGCCTGCTGGCCTTCGCGCTGGGCTGGCTGACCTTCCGGTCGCGCATCACCGGCGTTTATTTCTCGATCATCACCCAGGCGATGGTGTTCGCCCTGATGCTGGCCTTCTTCCGCAACGAGATGGGTTTCGGCGGCAACAACGGCCTGACCGACTTCAAGGAGATCCTGGGCTACAATATCCAGGACCAGGGAACCCGGATCGGGCTGTACGTCGCGTCCGCCCTGGTGCTGGCGCTGGGCTACCTGATCAGCCGCTTCATCGTCACGTCCAAGCTGGGCCGTGTGCTCATGGCGATCCGCGACGCGGAAAGCCGCGTCCGCTTCCTGGGCTATTCGGTGACCAACGCCAAGCTGTTCGTGTTCACCGTGTCTGCCATGCTGGCTGGGGTCGCCGGAGCGCTGTACGTGCCGCAGGTCGGCATCATCAACCCGTCGGAGTTCTCGCCCGGCAACTCGATCGAGATCGCGGTCTGGGTCGCGGTCGGCGGGCGCGGCACGCTGTTCGGCGCGATCCTCGGCGCCTTCACGGTCAACGGCGCCAAAAGCTTCTTCACCGGCGCGGCGCCCGAATTCTGGCTGTTCTTCCTGGGCGCCCTCTTCATCGTCTGCACCCTGTTCCTGCCGCGCGGGATCGTCGGGCTGGCGGGCCAGCTCAGGGACAGGATCGCCCTGAAAACCACTTCGGCATCCAAGGAGATCGGCGGCAATGCTGCGAGCAAGCACGGCGCCTGA
- the urtD gene encoding urea ABC transporter ATP-binding protein UrtD translates to MLRASTAPDAAELALPVEATPVRTVRQPAGSILYLDGVSVSFDGFKALNSLSLVIDKGEMRTIIGPNGAGKTTMMDVITGKTKPNTGDVLFNGTVDLTRLDEAAIANLGIGRKFQKPTVFEHLTVFENLELALKTDRGTFATLFFHLTGQQARRIDEILGVIGLGDRRTEKAGALSHGQKQWLEIGMLLMQEGQLLLLDEPVAGMTDHETETTARLLLDIARERSVVVVEHDMEFVRALGAKVTVLHEGSVLAEGSIDTVQADHRVIEVYLGR, encoded by the coding sequence ATGCTGCGAGCAAGCACGGCGCCTGACGCCGCTGAACTGGCCCTGCCGGTCGAGGCGACGCCGGTCCGCACCGTCCGCCAGCCGGCCGGCTCGATCCTGTACCTGGACGGCGTCTCGGTCAGCTTCGACGGGTTCAAGGCGCTGAACAGCCTGAGCCTGGTCATCGACAAGGGCGAGATGCGCACCATCATCGGCCCGAACGGCGCCGGCAAGACGACCATGATGGACGTCATCACCGGCAAGACCAAGCCGAACACCGGCGACGTGCTGTTCAACGGCACTGTCGACCTGACAAGGCTGGACGAGGCGGCGATCGCCAACCTGGGCATCGGCCGCAAGTTCCAGAAACCCACGGTGTTCGAGCACCTGACCGTGTTCGAGAACCTGGAGCTGGCGCTCAAGACCGATCGGGGCACCTTCGCCACCCTGTTCTTCCATCTGACCGGGCAGCAGGCCCGCCGGATCGACGAGATCCTGGGGGTGATCGGGCTAGGCGACCGCCGGACGGAGAAGGCCGGCGCGCTCAGCCACGGCCAGAAGCAGTGGCTGGAGATCGGCATGCTCCTGATGCAGGAGGGCCAGCTCCTGCTGCTGGACGAACCGGTCGCCGGCATGACCGACCACGAGACCGAGACGACCGCCCGCCTGCTGCTCGACATCGCGCGGGAACGCTCCGTCGTGGTGGTCGAGCACGACATGGAGTTCGTCCGGGCGCTGGGCGCCAAGGTGACGGTCCTGCACGAGGGATCGGTCCTGGCCGAAGGGTCGATCGACACCGTGCAGGCCGACCATCGCGTCATCGAAGTCTATCTGGGGCGCTGA
- the urtE gene encoding urea ABC transporter ATP-binding subunit UrtE, whose product MLTVEDVDLYYGASHILRRVGLNAPKGAVTCLLGRNGVGKTSLLRAVLGLEPIRHGRILWEGQDIARLSPHDRARRGIAYVPQGREIFPRLSVLENLQTGFAPLPRKDRTIPDEIFELFPVLKTMLNRRGGDLSGGQQQQLAIARALVTRPRLMILDEPTEGIQPSIIKLIEAVIRKLGDRGDMAILLVEQYFEFARDLADHFAVMDRGEVVLAGPKAGMVETEVRRYLTV is encoded by the coding sequence ATGCTGACCGTCGAAGACGTGGACCTCTATTACGGCGCCAGCCATATCCTGCGCCGGGTCGGGCTGAACGCTCCGAAAGGCGCCGTCACCTGCCTGCTCGGGCGCAACGGCGTGGGCAAGACCAGCCTGCTGCGCGCGGTGCTGGGGCTGGAGCCGATCCGCCACGGCCGTATCCTGTGGGAGGGACAGGACATCGCCCGCCTGTCGCCGCACGACCGCGCCCGGCGCGGCATCGCCTATGTGCCCCAGGGGCGCGAGATCTTTCCCCGGCTGTCCGTGCTGGAAAACCTCCAGACCGGCTTCGCTCCCCTGCCTCGCAAGGACCGCACGATCCCGGACGAGATCTTCGAGCTGTTCCCCGTGCTCAAGACCATGCTGAACCGGCGCGGCGGCGATCTGTCCGGCGGACAGCAGCAGCAACTCGCCATCGCCCGCGCCCTGGTCACCCGCCCGCGCCTGATGATCCTGGACGAGCCGACCGAAGGCATCCAGCCCTCCATCATCAAGCTGATCGAGGCGGTGATCCGGAAGCTCGGCGATCGCGGCGACATGGCGATCCTGCTGGTCGAACAGTATTTCGAGTTCGCCCGCGACCTCGCCGACCACTTCGCCGTGATGGACCGCGGCGAGGTGGTGCTGGCCGGCCCCAAGGCCGGCATGGTGGAAACCGAAGTAAGACGGTACCTGACGGTGTGA
- a CDS encoding Rpn family recombination-promoting nuclease/putative transposase, with protein sequence MSPRIIRRHDQFFKLLLDQPGAAGTLLKERLPAEVADRLGPDAPELVNTSFVDGELREYRTDRLYRVRIRDGRHAFIFVLVEHKSSPDPDVGLQLLVYMVRIWEWWLRHAGASADDGRRRLPLIMPLVVYHGRSEWQVPLSFADALDFDDEALRPHVVDFRYSLADLGRIDDAVLSRQKALRIGLLILKHGDGNGDLRTKLLTLGRAAAALSVDDLITLVRYIVAEPNEIPPGLLREVLGEILPGQEERVMSIASEQWMAEGIQIGRVQGKAEGRAEGRAEGKAEILLRQLRRRFGTLPEITVQHVLKATDDDLNLWADRIFDASNLEAIFAPRRIN encoded by the coding sequence ATGTCACCCCGCATCATCCGGCGCCACGACCAGTTCTTCAAGCTCCTGCTCGACCAGCCGGGCGCCGCCGGTACACTGCTGAAGGAAAGGCTGCCGGCCGAGGTCGCCGACCGGCTCGGGCCGGACGCGCCGGAGTTGGTGAACACGTCGTTCGTCGACGGCGAACTGCGGGAGTATCGCACCGACCGTCTCTATCGGGTCCGCATCCGGGACGGCAGGCACGCCTTCATCTTCGTCCTGGTCGAGCACAAGTCCTCTCCCGATCCCGACGTCGGGCTGCAGCTCCTGGTATACATGGTCCGGATCTGGGAATGGTGGCTGCGGCACGCCGGCGCCAGCGCTGACGACGGACGGCGGCGCCTGCCGCTGATCATGCCGCTGGTGGTCTATCACGGACGGTCCGAGTGGCAGGTGCCGCTCAGCTTCGCCGACGCACTCGATTTCGACGACGAGGCGCTGCGGCCCCACGTTGTCGATTTCCGCTACTCCCTGGCCGACCTGGGCCGCATCGACGACGCCGTCCTGTCCCGCCAGAAGGCCCTGAGGATCGGTTTGTTGATCCTCAAGCACGGGGATGGAAACGGCGACCTGCGGACCAAGCTGCTGACGCTCGGCCGCGCGGCGGCGGCCCTCAGCGTCGATGACTTGATAACCCTCGTGCGCTACATTGTCGCCGAGCCCAACGAGATACCGCCGGGGCTGCTGAGAGAGGTGCTCGGAGAGATCCTGCCGGGCCAGGAGGAGAGGGTTATGTCCATCGCGTCGGAACAATGGATGGCCGAAGGCATCCAGATCGGCAGGGTTCAGGGCAAGGCCGAGGGAAGAGCTGAGGGAAGAGCCGAGGGCAAGGCCGAGATCCTGTTGCGCCAGCTTCGTCGCCGCTTCGGAACCTTGCCGGAGATTACGGTTCAGCATGTGCTCAAGGCAACCGACGACGATCTGAACCTGTGGGCCGATCGCATCTTCGATGCGTCGAATCTGGAGGCGATCTTCGCGCCGCGCAGAATTAATTGA
- a CDS encoding DUF4351 domain-containing protein produces MSIASEQWMAEGIQIGRVQGKAEGRAEGKAEGKAEGRAEGKAEILLRQLRRRFGNLPETTLHCVLRAPDDDLDLWADRILDTASLKAVFAPRRTD; encoded by the coding sequence ATGTCCATCGCGTCGGAACAATGGATGGCCGAAGGCATCCAGATCGGCAGGGTCCAGGGAAAGGCGGAGGGTAGAGCCGAAGGCAAGGCCGAGGGCAAGGCCGAGGGTAGAGCCGAGGGCAAGGCCGAAATCCTGTTGCGCCAGCTTCGCCGCCGCTTCGGAAACTTGCCGGAGACTACTCTCCACTGCGTGCTCCGGGCACCCGACGACGATCTGGACCTGTGGGCCGACCGCATCCTCGACACAGCCAGCCTGAAAGCGGTCTTCGCGCCGCGCAGGACCGATTGA
- a CDS encoding IS3 family transposase (programmed frameshift), which yields MTKQASPKYAPEVRERAVRMVFEHEGEHASQWAAISSIATKIGCTAETLRGWVRQAERDQGKRPGPTTDEQERIKALEREVRELRQANEILRKASAYFGPGGARPPVPEMIAFIDEQRAVHGVEPICKVLPIAPSTYRAHAARRTDPSKAPARWRSDAEISVVIRRIWDENFQVYGVRKVWRQLRREGLAVARCTVARLMRRMGLKGVTRGKTVRTTISDLAAPCPLDRVNRQFRAPRPNTLWLADFTYVATWQGFVYVAFVIDAFARRIVGWRVSSTAHAGFVLDALEQALHDRRPAKGSGLIHHSDRGSQYVAIKYTERLTDAGVEPSVGSVGDSYDNALAETINGLYKTEVIRRRGPWRTLEAVEFATLEWVDWFNHRRLLEPIGNIPPAEAEARYYAQTEDVAIAA from the exons ATGACGAAACAGGCATCACCCAAGTACGCCCCTGAAGTCCGCGAACGCGCGGTTCGGATGGTGTTCGAGCACGAAGGCGAGCACGCGTCGCAGTGGGCGGCGATCAGCTCGATCGCGACCAAGATCGGCTGCACGGCGGAGACGCTGCGGGGCTGGGTCCGGCAGGCCGAGCGCGACCAGGGCAAGCGGCCTGGTCCGACAACGGACGAGCAGGAGCGGATCAAGGCGCTGGAGCGCGAAGTCCGTGAGCTGCGCCAGGCAAACGAGATCCTTCGCAAGGCATCGGCGTATTTCG GCCCAGGCGGAGCTCGACCGCCCGTTCCGGAAATGATCGCCTTCATCGACGAGCAGCGCGCCGTCCACGGGGTCGAGCCGATCTGCAAGGTGCTGCCGATCGCCCCGTCGACCTACCGCGCCCATGCCGCCCGGCGGACTGACCCGTCAAAGGCGCCGGCCCGCTGGCGAAGCGATGCCGAGATAAGCGTGGTTATCCGGCGGATCTGGGATGAGAATTTCCAGGTCTACGGGGTCCGGAAGGTCTGGCGGCAGTTGCGGCGGGAAGGCCTTGCCGTGGCGCGTTGCACGGTAGCCCGCCTGATGCGGCGTATGGGGCTGAAGGGGGTGACACGCGGCAAGACGGTACGGACGACGATAAGCGACCTGGCGGCGCCGTGTCCGCTCGACCGGGTGAACCGTCAGTTCCGGGCGCCCCGCCCGAACACCCTGTGGCTGGCGGATTTCACGTATGTGGCGACTTGGCAGGGCTTCGTCTACGTGGCCTTCGTCATCGACGCCTTTGCCCGGCGGATCGTCGGCTGGCGGGTCTCCAGCACCGCCCACGCCGGCTTCGTGCTGGATGCCCTGGAGCAGGCGCTTCACGACCGCCGACCTGCCAAAGGCAGCGGTCTCATTCATCATTCCGATCGCGGGTCGCAATATGTCGCTATCAAGTACACCGAGCGTCTCACCGACGCTGGCGTCGAGCCCTCCGTGGGAAGCGTTGGCGATTCCTATGACAATGCCTTGGCCGAGACGATCAACGGCCTCTACAAGACCGAGGTGATCCGGCGCCGCGGACCGTGGCGCACCCTGGAAGCCGTCGAGTTCGCCACCCTGGAATGGGTGGACTGGTTCAACCACCGGCGCCTGCTCGAGCCCATCGGCAATATCCCGCCCGCCGAGGCCGAAGCGCGCTACTATGCTCAAACCGAGGACGTCGCCATAGCGGCGTGA
- a CDS encoding IS110 family transposase — protein MSEMFDWYVGIDWASEVHQVCLVDDRGVVRGERAVRHSGEELAGLAAWLIETTGAAPERIGIGIELPHGPVVESLMERGFAVHAINPKQLDRFRDRFSVSGAKDDRRDARVLGDSLRTDTRCFRRLRRDEPRMIELRERLRMTEECKHERVRLTNRMREQLWRYYPQILDLSDDLSAAWLLDLWALAPTPAKARRVRESTIAKLLRKHRIRRLDAAEVVRRLRRPALTVASGTVEAASAHVGALRDRLRLVNRQISAAERRVDQILTELAASPEEPEAVPGQPPQQSDVTILRSLPGVGRIVCATLLVEAGEPLKAGDHQALRALAGVAPVTRRSGKSCIVLMRQACCQRLRDAVYHWSRVAVQCDATCKVRYQALRKAGHSHGRALRTVGDRLLETACAMLRGRGLYDPQRAGRTRQAA, from the coding sequence ATGAGTGAGATGTTCGACTGGTATGTCGGCATCGACTGGGCGAGCGAGGTTCATCAGGTCTGCCTGGTCGATGATCGTGGCGTGGTACGCGGGGAGCGCGCGGTGCGCCACAGTGGCGAGGAACTGGCCGGTCTGGCGGCTTGGCTGATCGAGACCACGGGCGCCGCTCCGGAACGCATCGGCATTGGCATCGAACTGCCCCACGGTCCGGTCGTGGAGAGCCTGATGGAACGCGGCTTCGCGGTGCACGCCATCAATCCCAAGCAACTCGACCGCTTCCGGGACCGATTTTCAGTTTCCGGAGCCAAGGACGACCGGCGCGATGCCCGGGTGTTGGGCGACAGCCTGCGCACCGATACCCGCTGCTTCCGGCGCCTGAGGCGGGATGAGCCCAGAATGATCGAACTGCGCGAACGGCTGCGCATGACCGAGGAGTGTAAGCACGAGCGCGTTCGCCTGACCAATCGGATGCGCGAGCAGCTCTGGCGCTATTACCCGCAGATTCTGGACCTATCCGACGATCTGTCGGCGGCATGGTTGCTGGATCTTTGGGCGCTGGCGCCAACGCCGGCCAAGGCGCGCCGGGTGCGCGAGAGCACGATCGCCAAGCTGCTGAGGAAGCATCGGATTCGCCGGCTCGACGCCGCCGAAGTGGTGCGACGCCTGCGTCGTCCGGCGCTGACGGTGGCGTCCGGCACGGTCGAGGCGGCGAGCGCCCATGTCGGCGCTTTGCGCGACCGGCTGCGCCTCGTCAACCGCCAGATCTCGGCGGCCGAGCGGCGGGTCGACCAGATCCTGACCGAGTTGGCGGCCTCTCCAGAGGAACCGGAGGCGGTGCCGGGGCAGCCGCCACAGCAGAGCGACGTGACGATCCTGCGCTCCTTGCCGGGGGTTGGGAGGATCGTCTGCGCCACTCTGCTGGTCGAGGCCGGCGAGCCCCTGAAGGCGGGTGACCATCAAGCCCTGCGGGCGCTGGCCGGCGTGGCGCCGGTGACCCGGCGTAGTGGCAAGAGTTGCATCGTGCTGATGCGTCAGGCCTGTTGCCAGCGTCTGCGCGACGCAGTCTATCATTGGAGCCGTGTCGCGGTCCAATGCGACGCCACCTGCAAGGTGCGCTATCAAGCCCTGCGCAAAGCCGGCCACAGTCATGGCCGGGCGTTGCGCACGGTCGGCGACCGGCTGCTGGAAACCGCTTGCGCCATGTTGCGTGGCCGCGGCTTGTACGACCCGCAACGCGCCGGGCGGACACGCCAAGCCGCCTGA
- a CDS encoding type ISP restriction/modification enzyme — MSNGTVREHYPEIMTSGNRFDAEATRSYLVARGMLTENIMRYCYRPFDIRWIYWEPETKLLDEKRAEYMKDISDKNHWLELREKQTKSNFDRGYVVQALADNMGNGLSSYFPLYIQDGSLYANQEIGSSQTYRKDPVASVLGSSSQGQSTLRCNVTGRAEKYLHAVGCPANDMFFHVVGILNCNLYRTQNADPLRLDWPRIPLPQSADLISASAQLGRKVADLHNPAVHIDGVSSGKVALELRSIGTLRRLGDGPLDLGLTARWGYAGQKGVTMPGRGDAREREFSDDEMAALTEAAAVRGLLPGDLTALLGGSTYDIFLNGTAYWSNVPARVWNYTIGGYQVIKKWLSYREQALLGRPLKPEEARYVTEVIRRIAALLLLEPALDDNYRAVAAAARRWTE, encoded by the coding sequence TTGAGCAATGGCACCGTGCGGGAACATTATCCGGAAATCATGACGAGCGGGAACCGCTTCGACGCAGAGGCGACTCGCTCATATTTGGTCGCCAGGGGAATGTTGACTGAGAACATCATGCGATATTGTTACCGGCCTTTCGATATCCGGTGGATCTACTGGGAGCCTGAAACAAAATTGTTGGATGAGAAACGTGCAGAATACATGAAAGATATATCGGATAAGAACCATTGGTTAGAACTTCGCGAAAAACAGACTAAAAGCAACTTCGATCGAGGATACGTTGTTCAAGCTTTGGCCGACAACATGGGCAACGGGCTTTCGAGTTACTTTCCGCTTTATATCCAAGACGGCAGCTTGTATGCCAATCAGGAGATCGGTTCGTCTCAGACATACCGTAAAGATCCCGTTGCATCGGTGCTCGGTTCATCTTCGCAGGGCCAATCAACCTTAAGGTGTAATGTAACGGGGCGGGCTGAAAAATACCTCCATGCCGTAGGTTGCCCTGCGAATGACATGTTCTTTCATGTGGTCGGGATACTCAATTGTAACCTCTACCGAACACAAAACGCTGATCCTCTCCGTCTTGACTGGCCGCGGATTCCGCTTCCTCAGTCGGCTGATTTGATTTCTGCATCCGCTCAATTGGGGCGCAAAGTTGCGGATTTGCACAATCCCGCAGTTCACATCGATGGCGTTTCCTCCGGAAAAGTAGCGCTGGAGCTGCGCTCGATCGGCACGTTGCGCAGACTGGGCGACGGTCCCCTGGATCTCGGCCTTACCGCCCGCTGGGGCTATGCGGGCCAGAAGGGCGTCACCATGCCGGGGCGGGGCGACGCGCGGGAGCGGGAATTCTCCGACGACGAGATGGCGGCGCTCACCGAAGCGGCGGCCGTGCGGGGCCTGCTGCCCGGCGACCTTACGGCGCTGCTGGGCGGGTCCACCTACGATATCTTCCTGAACGGGACCGCCTACTGGTCGAACGTTCCCGCGCGTGTCTGGAACTACACGATCGGCGGCTATCAGGTGATCAAGAAGTGGCTGAGCTACCGGGAGCAGGCCCTGCTCGGACGTCCCTTGAAACCGGAGGAGGCCCGTTACGTGACCGAAGTGATACGGCGGATCGCGGCGCTGCTCCTGCTGGAACCGGCCCTGGACGACAATTACCGCGCGGTCGCCGCCGCCGCCCGCCGCTGGACCGAGTAA
- a CDS encoding IS256 family transposase produces the protein MARRKDPVIPDAILDQLLAGADAKTAFDQNGLLDQLKKALTERALKAELDHHLAGDESGNRRNGYGHKTVLTDGGSMGLSIPRDRSGTFDPALIGKYQRRFPGFDEKIISMYARGMSTREITGHLRELYGIEVSADLISTVTDAVIEEVTAWQNRPLEAIYPLVFLDAIRVKIRDEGLVRNKAIHVAIGVRADGAKEVLGLWIEQNEGAKFWLRVLNELKNRGVEDILLAVVDGLKGFPEAIAAAYPETIVQTCVVHLLRHSMEFASWKDRKAIAAALKTVYDAVDDKAAEMALSAFETGPWGEKYAAIGKAWRRAWPEVIPFFAFPREVRRILYTTNAIEALNSKLRRAVRARGHFPNDEAALKLLFLVLNRAEKDWKMPPREWTAAKAQMAVIFGDRFAKAMTA, from the coding sequence ATGGCCCGACGCAAAGATCCTGTTATCCCTGACGCGATCCTTGACCAGCTGCTGGCTGGAGCCGATGCGAAGACGGCATTCGACCAGAACGGCCTGCTCGACCAGCTGAAGAAGGCGCTGACGGAGCGGGCGCTGAAGGCGGAGCTGGATCATCATCTGGCTGGAGATGAGAGCGGCAACCGTCGCAACGGTTACGGCCACAAGACGGTGCTGACCGATGGCGGCTCGATGGGTCTGTCCATTCCCCGCGATCGGTCGGGGACGTTCGATCCGGCGCTGATCGGCAAATACCAGCGGCGCTTCCCCGGCTTCGACGAGAAGATCATCTCAATGTACGCACGCGGCATGTCAACCCGGGAGATCACGGGACACCTGCGGGAGCTCTATGGCATCGAGGTGTCGGCCGACCTGATCTCCACGGTGACGGACGCCGTGATCGAGGAGGTGACGGCCTGGCAGAACCGGCCGCTGGAGGCGATCTACCCCCTGGTGTTCCTGGATGCCATCCGGGTCAAGATCCGCGACGAAGGTCTGGTCCGCAACAAGGCCATCCATGTCGCCATCGGCGTGCGGGCCGACGGCGCCAAGGAGGTGCTGGGCCTGTGGATCGAACAGAACGAGGGCGCCAAGTTCTGGCTGCGCGTCCTGAACGAGTTGAAGAACCGGGGTGTGGAGGACATCCTGCTGGCCGTCGTCGATGGGCTGAAAGGCTTTCCCGAGGCGATCGCGGCTGCCTATCCGGAGACGATTGTTCAGACTTGCGTCGTTCATCTGCTGCGCCACAGCATGGAGTTCGCGTCCTGGAAGGACCGCAAGGCCATCGCCGCCGCCCTGAAGACGGTCTACGACGCTGTCGACGACAAGGCCGCCGAGATGGCTCTGAGCGCCTTTGAGACCGGGCCTTGGGGCGAAAAATACGCGGCCATCGGCAAGGCTTGGCGGCGGGCGTGGCCGGAGGTCATCCCCTTCTTTGCCTTCCCGCGCGAGGTCCGGCGCATCCTTTACACGACCAATGCCATTGAAGCGTTGAACTCAAAGCTGCGCCGGGCGGTCCGGGCCAGGGGGCATTTCCCCAATGACGAGGCCGCGCTGAAGCTCCTGTTTCTCGTCTTGAACCGCGCGGAGAAAGACTGGAAGATGCCGCCCCGGGAATGGACGGCCGCCAAAGCCCAGATGGCTGTCATCTTCGGCGACCGGTTCGCAAAGGCGATGACCGCCTGA
- a CDS encoding protein phosphatase CheZ, with translation MAELQQARRAAAPGAPQGEPAGLISGLSSDAGVPAGPISVEVDHTPVLRSIAELHAKFDRFMSSDRTDIEQIQVEIADISGRIKATKAEMAALRHPLASEDKFQQASEELSAVVSATEAATNTIISCTEEIEEIVQELRAQLPDGYQSSRVNDMNEMIVRIFEACNFQDLTGQRITKVVRALSFIEERVDAMMGVWHKREFETMPLPPGIAAKDGDLELHGPNKVDPNKGMISQADIDALFG, from the coding sequence ATGGCGGAGTTGCAGCAAGCCCGGCGGGCCGCGGCACCCGGCGCCCCGCAGGGCGAACCCGCGGGCCTGATCTCCGGTCTGTCGTCGGACGCGGGGGTTCCGGCGGGTCCGATCTCAGTCGAGGTCGATCACACTCCCGTCCTTCGATCGATCGCGGAGCTTCATGCCAAGTTCGACCGGTTCATGAGCAGCGACCGGACCGACATCGAGCAGATCCAGGTCGAGATCGCCGACATTTCCGGCCGGATCAAGGCGACCAAGGCGGAAATGGCGGCACTCCGCCATCCCCTGGCCAGCGAAGACAAGTTCCAGCAGGCGTCCGAAGAGCTGAGCGCCGTGGTGAGCGCCACGGAGGCGGCGACCAACACGATCATCTCCTGCACGGAGGAGATCGAGGAGATCGTCCAGGAACTGAGGGCGCAGCTGCCCGATGGCTACCAGTCGAGCCGCGTCAACGACATGAACGAAATGATCGTCCGGATCTTCGAAGCCTGCAACTTCCAGGATCTGACGGGGCAGCGCATCACCAAGGTGGTCCGCGCACTCTCCTTCATCGAGGAGCGGGTAGATGCCATGATGGGCGTCTGGCACAAGCGCGAGTTCGAGACCATGCCGCTGCCCCCCGGCATCGCCGCCAAGGACGGCGACCTGGAACTTCACGGGCCGAACAAGGTCGATCCCAACAAGGGCATGATCAGCCAGGCGGACATTGACGCGCTGTTCGGGTGA